GCAAGCGGGGCTGGTGCCCCACCTGTCTGGGCTTTCAGAGCAGGCACAGGCCGCAGGGCACACACGCGAGCCTTCTCGTCCCAGCCTGTGCCTGGACCCACCCCACCCTGGGCAGCCTTGGGCAAGTCTGGACTCCCTTTCTGGCAAGTATCTAGGGCCTGCCCAGGGAGGAGCTGCTGGGCAGAAGGGCTCCCCCCGGGGGCCCAGCTGTGCCCTCTGCTGGGCCCTTCACACCAGGCCTACCCACTGCCCACAGGAGCTGGACCTGGCTCATCCTACGAGGACTCTTGGGGCACTAGGGCCCCCGGCCCCTGGGACAGCCTCCTGGGAGGCAGGACTTGTCAAACACACGGCACCTCCCCAGGAGGCCCAGCACCTCAccacagcccccagccctggcatCAGACACCAGAGACCCCGCCCCCCGCCTGCCCACCTGCCAGTGTGGCATTCCAGGTCCTGCACCTcatcctctctcctttcctcctgactcccccagccctggccacccCAGGGCCTCACCGATACAGCTTCCCTGCCAGCGCAGCTCTGACCTGGAATCCTCCCCTCCCCAAATTCATTCCGTCAAGTTACACCCTTAATGACCTGCCTCACCCCAGAGGGGTACCTGGGGCTTTCAAACCCCATGGTAGCTTTCATTTGCACTCAGACAAGCTACCCCATCAGGGGCGACCCTCCATGTGCAAGTCAGTTCATCCCATGCTGTCCTGGGGAAGCCGGACACAGAAAACAAGGCCAAGGATGGGGTGGCCATGTGCTCAGGGGACGAGGAAGGCAGACATTCACAGCCTGGAGGCCACAACCAAGGCCTGGGCATGGGTCCTGGAAGGAAGGGCACGTCCTGGGAAATACttctccccaggcccctgcagcAGGTCAGCCTGCAGAAGCCCCCACGTGCAGGCCCTGCCTGCAACCTCCACAACCTCAGTGCGCTCTGAAGAGGGGCCTCCAGCACTCTCCCCAGGTAGAGTGCCTCCCCACTGCTGTTTACTCAGGGACACGAGGCCACCCATGGCAGTGACCCAGGGGGTCAAAGGTTGTTGTTACCCGCCAGAAAAAGCAGAGGTGAGGGATTCTCAGGACAGGCCACCTCCATGCCACCCCGTTGCACCTCCTACCTCTGGGTCCCTCCCCATTGCTGCCTCTGGTCACAGGGCTGGTGGGCTGGGCCCCATTCACGCCTGAAGAAGCGTCCCCAGACTGTGTGCAGGAGGACACACCAGGGCTGCTCAAGCACTGTGCACCAGGGGCCCACACTGGCCGTGGTCCCTGTAACTGTCTCCTGTAAGTCACCAACCATTCCCCCAGtccctctgccctgctccccTCTGATTGCCCCTCAGGAACTGGAGCCAGGAGGGCCTCCCTGCCATGCAGAGTGCCCCAGCAGAGGGCAGTGACCACAGTCACCAGCGGGAGGCGGAAGGCCAGGCTCCACTCACTGGAAACCCGAGGCCACCTGACAGAAGGGTCAGCCAAGCGGAGGGCAGGCCAGGAAATCCAAGGCGAAAAGCCAGCCTTATGGGGAAGTGCATTCCAAATGGTCAAGCCAGGACCAGACCAAGAAGCCGCCCCAAACCGCAATTTCCAGCAGGCAAAAAATCTGACGAAAACTACTTTAAATACAGACTCAAAGGCATTTTAATTGGACATTAGCACAGCTTTGAAAATGTAAACCAGCATTACTAAAAGCAAAGCAGGTCGGCTAGGGAGCCAGGTGGTGCTCAGACTTCGGCCGAGGCTGTGTTCACCCTCAAAGGCTCGCTCCTTGTGCGGTTCTCTAACTACACCCACATCCATGCCGACCCTCTTGGCACCTCGGGGGGAGGGCCCAGGGGCTAGCTGGTCCTGAACAGCAGGTAGAGCACGGGCAGTGTGGCCACGAATGCCACACCGGTGACCAGCGTGCTGCAGAGGGCGCTCCTGTGGACCTGGGCTTCTAGCCTCTGCTCCATGTCTGACAGCGCCAAGGTCAAGCTCCCCGACTCCAGCAAGGGGCCAGGCAGCGCGCTGTCTGCtggctgccccaggcctgggcgGGCTGAGGCCTCTGCCAGCTGAATCGTCCTGGCCGTCTGGCTGAAAGTCTTCTCCAGGCCATGAAGCTGCTCTCTCAAACCCTCTAGAGAAGAATGGACCTGCCTGGAATGGCTGAGCTGCTCTTTCAAGGCAGCTGAAAGGACGTCTTGGTCTCGGGTGGCAGGAGTACCTGCCCGGGTCCCAGAGCTCTGCTCAGACCCGGCTTGCACCAGGCCCCTCAGGTCCACCATGAGGTCGTGGAGGTCCTTCTGCTGGAGGGAGTAGCTGGAGGCCTGGTCTCGGAGGGCCTGCTGAAGGCTCGCAGGCCCCTTCTGTGCCTCTAGGAGCACGGCCTTCAGCTCCTGCAGCCGCACTCGGTTCACATAGGTGGAGCCAGCCACCCCAATCAGTGCCCCCAGGACAGAGCCCACAAGCGACCAGTTCTTGGTCCTCTCTGCCCGAGCACGCTCCTTCTCGTGGCTCTCCCGCACGGCTGCCGAGAGCAGGGAGAAGCTCTCCCGCTCAGAGTCCTCGGCATGCAGGTGGGCCACGCGCAGCCGCTTGTCCTCCTGCAGAGGCAGAGCTGTGTCACCCAGCAGCCATGTGGCACGAGCCTCAGCTGCCAGCAGCTGTCCTGCCACCGCGTGCCTGGGGCCCAGCTCACACACGGCACAGGTCACGCACTGCCCGTGCGTTGAGTGAATGAGGGCAGCACAATCCTGGTTGGGGGTGGCCACCAAGGGCCACACGTCCTCCTGTCCAGCATCTGGATGTGACCAGACAGCACAGACGTCTACAAGGTGTGTGCCCGGGGGGATGTGCCCAGCCCCCTGTGGGGCTCCCTCCTCAGGAACCTGGAGCCCCGACAGCACTGCCCTGGATCACCGACCCCAGGACCAGGGAGGAGGCGGCCGAGAGGCTCCAGAGCCTTGGGCCCAAGCCCTCCGCAGGGATCCTGGCGGCCTCCTCGCCGGCTCTCCGACCACCACACCAGTTGGGTTCCCACCATGGCCCCCGGGCATGCCAGGTCGGGTCCCGTCCAGGCGGGGAGGGCGCCCCAGAGGCACCTACCTGTAGCAGCCTGTGCTCCTGCGTAGCCAGTTCCAGGTACTGGCTGTCCTCCCTGGAGATGCGGTCCAAGCggtccctcacctccttcagctTGTCCTGCTGACCCTCCCACGTCTCTCGCGCCTCTCGGACAAGCCCTCGAGCCACCATGAATGCTCTCTCTGCCTGCAGAGAGAAGAGTCCTGGCGGCTGCCGCCTCTCCACGCCCCAGGCTCAGCTCTGTTCCCCCAAGGCTGTGGCTGAGAAGAGGTCAGCAGGTGTCAGAGCAAAGGGGGGAAACAGTCCCTCAGACATACGACCCTGGCTCACCCTGCAGTCGTTCAAGTGCAGCCCTGCCACACACCGATCAGGTCACCCGATTTACCCTCTAAAGTGGAGGTAACATGCCCCTGAGGAACTTGACGACAGCCACCGGTCACACTCTGGGTCCTGAAGCCCCAGCAACCCTAATGACGGGGACCAGACAGGAGCCTGTGGGCTCAAGCGTACTTATGCCCCAGAGTTAAAATTCACAGGCCTGGGTCATGACCTCCACAGGC
The DNA window shown above is from Manis javanica isolate MJ-LG chromosome 3, MJ_LKY, whole genome shotgun sequence and carries:
- the CCDC51 gene encoding mitochondrial potassium channel isoform X2 is translated as MVARGLVREARETWEGQQDKLKEVRDRLDRISREDSQYLELATQEHRLLQEDKRLRVAHLHAEDSERESFSLLSAAVRESHEKERARAERTKNWSLVGSVLGALIGVAGSTYVNRVRLQELKAVLLEAQKGPASLQQALRDQASSYSLQQKDLHDLMVDLRGLVQAGSEQSSGTRAGTPATRDQDVLSAALKEQLSHSRQVHSSLEGLREQLHGLEKTFSQTARTIQLAEASARPGLGQPADSALPGPLLESGSLTLALSDMEQRLEAQVHRSALCSTLVTGVAFVATLPVLYLLFRTS
- the CCDC51 gene encoding mitochondrial potassium channel isoform X1; this translates as MPGHSPVFDMQYVVGASPVLVRRGLLGSDLSVTRTLCSPGSSQPREKGAQEVALGLYHRLIALGQALGRGIRQQASSTAKTWWDRYEEFVGLSEVREAQGKVTEAERAFMVARGLVREARETWEGQQDKLKEVRDRLDRISREDSQYLELATQEHRLLQEDKRLRVAHLHAEDSERESFSLLSAAVRESHEKERARAERTKNWSLVGSVLGALIGVAGSTYVNRVRLQELKAVLLEAQKGPASLQQALRDQASSYSLQQKDLHDLMVDLRGLVQAGSEQSSGTRAGTPATRDQDVLSAALKEQLSHSRQVHSSLEGLREQLHGLEKTFSQTARTIQLAEASARPGLGQPADSALPGPLLESGSLTLALSDMEQRLEAQVHRSALCSTLVTGVAFVATLPVLYLLFRTS